One Fuerstiella marisgermanici DNA window includes the following coding sequences:
- a CDS encoding PQQ-dependent sugar dehydrogenase, with protein MNVHRFRPALVLVLAAATLQVSAFTFADEPAAQPAFGMKARTPFTTSRVVGSPAPPPPFVVEPIFVDIQWDRPLYIKPEPGTNDLFVIQQGGEKDRPAKILRISDEPNVADTRLLLEVEDRLVYGLEFHPNYQQNGFLFVYSNGPREEPRLRKNRISRFTIADGECDPASEVVILEWRSNGHDGGDLAFGTDGMLYTATGDGTSDSDEWTSAQDVTNLLGSVLRIDVDRPDKDKPYSVPPDNPFLNVPNARPELWAIGLRNPWRITIDRANGQQWVGNNGQDLWETVHLVQPGENYGWSVYEGSHPFYPNRELGPGQLTDPTIEHHHTVARSMTGGVVYTGEQLADLNGAYIYGDYDTGKIWAARHDGKQLTWHQEIADSALRIAGFSNSHRGNLLVVDYSGGIYRLVVNPDSLKPFDESAFPHTLSETGLFASVPEHRMAAGVIPYSVNTPAWHDGATAQRFLAIPGDGQMTWAANNGFTCSNGTVLVQTLTLGTGENARRIETRLLTRQQNEWAGYSYQWNPEQTEATLVESEGKDIEINVTDGEDLRSQPWRIPSRTECSSCHTRQANFLLGLTAVQLNRDHNYESVSANQLSTFAHIGLFVKQPDDLSTIGHTVDPYDAAEPLEARARSWLHANCSHCHVNAGGGNARILLSFDKSLDAMHVISEFPQHATFGFARPRIIAPGEPDQSVMLARISRRGRGQMPPLVSRQVDQRAVRLLTDWIASMESDHKFVKDWKIADLQDHVPQSADGRSLKRGADVFKSSGCGQCHRLGDGKGGIGPNLIGIADRKKPAEILESILEPSAKIDDKYADTILITVDGRAVQGRIETETDDAVVLRSTGTFNDSVAIAKKDIEERMLSKVSSMPRGMVNHLERDELLDLLAYVLFQSAEP; from the coding sequence ATGAACGTTCATCGATTTCGTCCGGCCCTGGTTCTGGTACTTGCCGCTGCCACGCTACAAGTGAGTGCCTTCACTTTTGCCGACGAACCGGCCGCCCAGCCCGCTTTCGGCATGAAGGCTCGCACGCCGTTCACCACATCGCGAGTTGTCGGTTCTCCCGCACCACCGCCACCGTTTGTTGTGGAACCGATTTTTGTAGACATTCAGTGGGATCGCCCGCTGTACATCAAGCCCGAACCTGGAACCAATGACCTGTTCGTCATTCAGCAGGGCGGCGAAAAAGACAGGCCGGCGAAAATCCTGCGCATCAGCGATGAACCGAACGTTGCGGACACGAGGCTGTTACTCGAAGTGGAAGATCGACTGGTCTATGGTCTGGAGTTTCATCCGAACTACCAACAAAACGGGTTCCTGTTTGTCTATTCGAACGGTCCGCGTGAGGAGCCACGTCTCAGAAAGAACCGCATTTCGCGTTTTACGATTGCCGATGGCGAATGCGATCCGGCGTCTGAAGTCGTCATTCTTGAGTGGCGGTCGAACGGTCACGATGGGGGTGACCTGGCGTTCGGAACCGATGGCATGCTATACACGGCCACCGGCGATGGGACGAGCGATTCTGACGAATGGACGTCCGCACAGGATGTCACGAATCTGCTGGGAAGTGTTTTGCGCATCGACGTCGACCGTCCCGACAAGGATAAGCCTTATTCTGTGCCGCCAGACAATCCGTTTCTGAATGTGCCCAACGCTCGACCGGAACTTTGGGCCATCGGTTTGCGAAACCCGTGGCGAATTACGATCGACCGCGCCAACGGTCAACAGTGGGTCGGCAACAACGGACAGGATCTTTGGGAAACCGTTCATCTTGTTCAACCGGGTGAAAATTATGGCTGGAGCGTTTACGAAGGGAGCCACCCGTTTTATCCCAATCGTGAACTCGGTCCCGGCCAGCTCACCGATCCCACAATCGAACACCATCACACTGTTGCCCGGTCGATGACCGGTGGCGTTGTGTATACCGGTGAGCAGCTGGCGGATCTGAACGGAGCCTACATCTACGGCGATTACGACACAGGAAAAATCTGGGCGGCGCGACACGATGGGAAGCAGCTGACCTGGCATCAGGAAATCGCCGACAGCGCGCTGCGCATCGCTGGGTTTTCTAATTCACATCGAGGCAACCTGCTGGTCGTCGACTACTCGGGAGGCATTTATCGGCTGGTCGTCAATCCCGACAGCCTCAAGCCGTTTGACGAATCTGCTTTTCCACACACGCTTAGCGAAACCGGTCTGTTTGCATCGGTGCCTGAGCATCGGATGGCGGCGGGCGTTATCCCTTATTCGGTAAATACTCCAGCGTGGCACGATGGAGCCACTGCGCAGCGATTTCTTGCGATACCCGGCGATGGTCAAATGACCTGGGCCGCCAACAATGGGTTTACGTGTTCCAACGGCACGGTGCTGGTTCAAACGCTTACGCTGGGCACTGGTGAGAACGCTCGGCGAATCGAAACGCGTCTGTTGACGAGACAGCAAAACGAATGGGCGGGCTACTCATACCAATGGAACCCCGAGCAGACCGAGGCCACACTCGTCGAGAGTGAAGGCAAAGACATAGAAATTAACGTCACAGATGGCGAGGATTTGCGCAGTCAGCCCTGGCGAATTCCGTCGCGCACCGAATGCAGTTCGTGTCACACGCGCCAAGCCAACTTTCTGCTGGGATTAACGGCAGTGCAACTTAATCGCGACCACAACTACGAAAGCGTGTCAGCCAACCAATTGAGCACGTTTGCCCACATTGGATTATTCGTCAAGCAGCCGGACGACCTCAGCACAATCGGCCACACGGTCGACCCATATGATGCTGCAGAACCGCTTGAAGCACGCGCCCGGTCATGGCTGCACGCTAACTGTTCCCACTGCCATGTGAACGCTGGTGGAGGGAACGCGAGGATCCTGCTGTCATTCGACAAGTCACTTGACGCTATGCATGTCATTTCGGAATTTCCGCAACATGCCACGTTCGGTTTCGCTCGCCCCAGAATCATCGCGCCGGGTGAACCGGATCAATCTGTGATGCTTGCCAGGATTAGTCGTCGAGGCCGTGGTCAGATGCCTCCGCTGGTCTCAAGGCAGGTTGACCAGCGGGCTGTCAGGCTGCTGACTGACTGGATCGCGTCCATGGAGTCCGACCACAAATTTGTGAAAGACTGGAAAATTGCCGATCTGCAGGATCATGTCCCGCAGTCAGCCGATGGTCGTTCACTCAAACGCGGCGCGGATGTGTTCAAGTCGTCGGGGTGCGGCCAGTGTCATCGTTTAGGCGATGGCAAGGGCGGCATTGGTCCCAACCTGATTGGTATTGCCGATCGCAAAAAGCCAGCAGAAATTCTTGAGTCGATCCTCGAGCCGTCGGCAAAGATTGACGACAAATACGCCGACACGATTTTGATTACCGTCGATGGTCGCGCGGTGCAGGGGCGTATCGAAACTGAAACCGACGACGCCGTTGTGCTGCGGTCGACCGGCACATTCAACGATTCAGTCGCGATCGCCAAGAAGGACATCGAGGAACGAATGCTGTCCAAAGTGTCATCCATGCCCCGCGGAATGGTCAATCACCTGGAGCGTGACGAGCTTCTTGACCTGCTGGCGTATGTCCTGTTCCAGTCAGCCGAACCGTAA
- a CDS encoding alpha/beta hydrolase, translated as MNSIRTLTLCCCFGLVPSLDANEPLDVWPDLAPGETTRKLGTAQPARPNENPPVTRVVNITRPTISVHLAPKPNGAAVVILPGGGFGKVVPDKEGTEAASWLNEQGFTAFVLSYRTKQGDDVGWERPLQDAQRTLALVRRRAGEWKLTPDRIGLLGFSAGGQVAARLLSDGGRLSYQPVDAVDKVSHRPDFAMLIYPWNMYDAKRGDLVEGVSVAENCPPTFLVHTDDDRSSSLGAVLFYAGLKKSGIPGELHVYGNGGHGYGLRSVDGSEISTWPGHAAHWLGRWLKKQ; from the coding sequence ATGAATTCCATACGTACGCTTACGTTGTGCTGCTGTTTCGGGCTCGTGCCTTCGCTTGACGCGAATGAACCACTCGACGTCTGGCCGGACCTTGCACCGGGCGAGACCACTCGAAAATTGGGCACGGCACAGCCTGCGCGTCCCAATGAAAATCCGCCTGTTACCCGAGTCGTGAACATTACGCGACCCACCATTTCGGTCCATCTGGCGCCGAAACCCAACGGCGCAGCAGTAGTTATTCTGCCCGGCGGCGGGTTTGGCAAAGTTGTCCCGGACAAAGAAGGCACCGAAGCGGCGTCGTGGCTAAACGAGCAAGGATTCACGGCGTTTGTACTCAGCTACCGCACCAAACAGGGCGACGACGTCGGTTGGGAACGCCCACTTCAGGATGCTCAGCGCACCTTGGCACTGGTACGTCGCCGGGCGGGCGAATGGAAGTTGACGCCGGATCGCATCGGGCTGCTGGGGTTCTCTGCGGGCGGACAAGTTGCCGCGCGTTTGTTAAGCGATGGGGGACGTCTGAGTTATCAGCCCGTTGATGCGGTCGACAAGGTTTCTCACCGGCCCGATTTCGCAATGCTGATTTATCCCTGGAACATGTACGACGCCAAACGCGGGGATCTGGTCGAGGGTGTGTCAGTCGCTGAGAACTGCCCACCGACGTTTCTTGTTCACACTGATGACGATCGATCGTCCTCACTGGGCGCCGTGCTGTTTTATGCCGGGCTTAAGAAGTCAGGCATACCCGGCGAATTGCACGTGTATGGAAACGGAGGCCACGGGTACGGCTTGAGGTCGGTCGATGGATCAGAAATCTCGACCTGGCCCGGCCACGCGGCTCACTGGTTAGGCCGCTGGCTGAAGAAACAGTGA
- a CDS encoding DUF1501 domain-containing protein, giving the protein MQLRRRSFLQQGGLNFGALAAGTLLGDELASAELKHSLPHFAPQAKRVIFLTQSGGPSQIELFDHKPGLQKLAGTELPASVRQGQRLTGMTAGKQQLIMPSVAKFKQHGQSGTMIGEWLPHIGSIADEICLVKSMVTDQINHAPAMTKFLTGHQLAGRPSFGCWASYGLGSVNRNLPDYVVLLSRMKRGSDQPLYDHYWGSGFLPSRHQGVKLRNAKDPVLYLNDPDGFPRELRREMLDGLASINRQKYEQTFDPEIETRIQQYEMAFRMQTSIPDLTDLSDEPESTFDLYGPDSRRPGSYAANCILARRLAERNVRFIQLFHPDWDHHSRLSSWCVSRCVDTDQASAALVKDLKQRGLLEDTLVIWGGEFGRGVAGQGDWKSPQAGRDHHPRCFTVWMAGAGIKPGFSYGATDDFSYNAVENPVHVRDLHATALHQLGVDHERFTHRYQGLDFKLTGVESARVVHEILT; this is encoded by the coding sequence ATGCAACTTCGACGACGCAGCTTTCTGCAGCAGGGAGGCCTGAACTTCGGCGCCCTTGCCGCCGGGACGTTGCTGGGTGACGAACTTGCTTCTGCCGAATTGAAGCATTCGTTACCACATTTTGCTCCACAGGCAAAACGCGTAATCTTTCTCACGCAGTCTGGTGGTCCGTCTCAAATCGAACTGTTTGACCATAAGCCGGGCTTGCAGAAGCTCGCCGGCACTGAACTTCCGGCCAGCGTTCGTCAGGGACAGCGACTCACCGGAATGACGGCTGGCAAACAACAGTTAATCATGCCATCGGTCGCGAAGTTCAAACAGCACGGACAGAGTGGAACGATGATTGGTGAATGGTTGCCGCACATCGGTTCCATCGCGGACGAGATCTGCCTTGTCAAGTCGATGGTGACTGATCAAATCAACCACGCGCCGGCGATGACCAAATTTCTGACGGGGCATCAGCTTGCCGGACGGCCCAGCTTTGGCTGTTGGGCGAGTTACGGTTTGGGCAGCGTCAATCGCAACCTGCCGGATTACGTCGTGCTGCTTTCCCGCATGAAACGCGGCAGCGATCAGCCGCTGTACGATCACTATTGGGGCAGTGGTTTTCTGCCGTCCAGGCACCAGGGCGTGAAGCTCCGCAACGCGAAAGATCCTGTGCTGTATTTGAACGATCCCGATGGATTCCCGCGTGAACTGCGGCGGGAGATGCTGGACGGTTTAGCTTCGATCAACCGGCAGAAATACGAGCAAACCTTCGACCCGGAAATTGAAACTCGCATCCAGCAGTATGAGATGGCGTTTCGCATGCAGACCAGCATTCCGGACCTGACCGACCTCAGCGATGAACCGGAATCAACGTTTGATCTGTACGGCCCGGATTCGCGACGCCCCGGCAGTTATGCGGCTAACTGCATTCTGGCTCGTCGCCTTGCCGAACGAAACGTGCGTTTCATCCAGTTGTTCCACCCGGACTGGGATCACCATTCTCGTCTGAGTTCGTGGTGCGTTTCGCGATGCGTGGACACCGACCAGGCCAGCGCCGCGCTGGTGAAGGATCTGAAACAACGCGGACTGCTGGAAGATACTCTTGTCATTTGGGGCGGCGAATTCGGGCGCGGTGTCGCCGGACAGGGCGATTGGAAGTCACCACAGGCCGGACGCGACCATCATCCTCGCTGCTTCACTGTTTGGATGGCTGGGGCGGGAATAAAGCCCGGCTTTAGTTACGGAGCTACCGATGACTTCAGCTATAACGCCGTCGAAAACCCCGTCCATGTTCGCGACCTGCATGCCACCGCACTGCACCAATTGGGCGTCGATCACGAACGATTCACTCATCGCTATCAGGGTCTCGACTTTAAACTCACTGGTGTCGAATCTGCCCGCGTTGTCCACGAGATCCTGACATGA